acataaaatatttttaaatgttcattttttaaaaaacaaaaatatactATGTTAATTAAGATATATACATGAGAGGTTATCTTGTAAGTCAGCAAGAACAAATGGGATAATACTTTCAAAATGCATACCTTTAGGAAGAATAGGAACAAGATGAGGAATTTAGGGGGAGGGGACAAGGAACTAAGTGTAAGGAGTTACATGCCTTACAAATTTAGAgtctttttaaatttcttttgctttgggCACTTCCTGGTGGAGCATCTTTTTTATTCTTCCGTTTTGCAGATAAACTATTGCACTCTTTTGACCCATGGAATGCATGCAGACATAAAATACAGAACTCAAATGCACATGCTTCTCTGCTACATAGCCCCCTTTTCTTTACCAGTTGATATTTAGCAGGATATTGACATCTTGGACAGGGTTTTAGAGCTTCATCTGTGAACAGAGTTTTAGCAACCTGTAgcaagaggagagagagaggagctaTTAAGTCTTGTAAATGAAAACTTTCTAAAAACTGAAAGTGAAGCATTTATTAGATACTTACTTTCATGTATTCTTCCTGCCTACTAGCTGAGTGGGGAACAGAACTGCATCTCCTAGGTGTAAGTGCAGTGTATGAAGGTGGTGTCTGTAAAATAGGAGTTCTGGCTTGAGCCTGAACAGGCCTTAGAGCAGATCTATTGAGAATATTAAGTCTTGTAGCAGCATCTTCAGCCTTCAATAAATATTCCTGTTAATTTAtaattataaaaaagaaaaaaggggagcAAATgaggattttatttcatttgggATTTGCAGCTGGATTTTACTTGAttgattttttccctctgcaacAACAcataagaaaggaaaattatatATACTGCAAGTATTTACTATTAAATTATTATATTCAGCAAGTGTTCAAGAGAGAAATCATTAAAAACCAAGTCCCATGAGCAGGAGAAAAAGCCAACTGTCTTTTAGCACACTCTACTGGTGCTCATGTTTCTAAATTAGGACATCTCTATAGCAAGTGGGCATGTATCATGTGGAAGATCTGAAAAAAATATACTGCTACTAATATGCTTGATTTTCAAGATGCCCTGTAAAAAACCTTCTGTATATCCTTCTGATGTTCACCAATACACTGTGACACAAGCAGACCTGAAAATAATCAGGAAGTAGTCTAGAGCGGGCCCTACAGCACTGCAGACTAGAGTAAAATGGACAATGAGGAACAGCATGGCACAACACTATGAGCAGAACTTTAAAGCTAGAATTAGTCAAGGAAGAGATCCTACAGGATTCTCAAGAAAGGGCAGGAAGGTAAGTAAGAGTCTTTCATGGTTGAAAGACTAGTAGTCCAACTGCAGACAACTGAAAAGCAGTAAGAGCCATTACATTCTCCTGTTAGAATCTGTCGCCTACTCATTTTGGAACTCTCTCAGTCAAGTTACCCTTCTGTAGCTTTACAAGGTATTTCatctttccttctatcttctttcacacttgaaaaaaaaacccacctttgAGAACCACCTTACCCGAGCTGCTTCTTTCAGCTGTTTCGTGTACAACTTTCTCCTCTTATCTGCACTTCTGTCTTGTACAATGATTTCACGCCAGCTTTTGCTTACTTTCCAAATGCtggaacaaataaaaaatttatCCACTCTCAAAATTTCTCAGGTAGTGCAGAAGTCATTATAGCAAGACTACCTGGTAAAGATTTTTGCATGGTTTCATATACTCTTGGTCATTTTACAGACTGTTGCTATAGACTATTTCATAATTTTGCTATGAAACATCTCATACTTTACGTATCACTGTATAAGAATAACAGAAGAGTCTAGACAACAACAGCAACCTAAATAGCACAGCATATCTTTGACTTAAAAAATAGTTTCTTCTTCCATGTAAGCCACTTAACAAGATTGTTTCTAGTCACATTAGTGTTAAGAGTTCTGAAAACATCTGTGCCCTTATACTTTCATCTATTCGCCCATTCCCTTTGTAACTAACAACAAATAAATCAAGAGCATTGTGTGAAATGTAACAGTTCCTATTGATTAGGAATTAATCTAGAATACTGCCCATGAATCAAAATTCTTTGATCATCTTTGTGCTTAGAAATAACTGAGGAAATAAAATACAcaagaaaaattataaaaaacttGTTTTGAGTGCTATGCATTACTGGGAACTTGTAATGAGAATAAATTACTTTCTAGgcttaaaggaatttttaataTACTTTAAAATTTACAAGTACTGTGATTTAGTTTTGAGTTTACtaattttctgtgtttgcttAGCTTTTTAATTCCCCTATTTATTTTTAGACCTACACAGAAAGACGTACTTAATTAACAGGGAGAAAACTTTTCAATTTTCTCAGAGACAAACATTTTATTGAGAACACCCAGTATTCCACAAGTTATTCTAACTCATTTGCAGAAGCAcatctttttcccttttgtgtGAAGCAATAGTACTTACCTGCATAGACTTTCCACTGTCAAAGCATCTAAAACTATAGCAAGAACATGTTTTAAATTTCtatcttttaattctgttaaaatATCTAATTTTTCAAGGCCCATTTTCTTGCCAATAAGTCCAGGAAGAACATGATCTAatgtaaatatttctgttccaTCAGTATTCTCTGAGATTTGCTTTTGGTACAATCTTTGTCTTTGCAAGCAAATTTCATGAACTATTTTCAGAGCTGGAGTTCTTGAGAGATCTCCATGACTTACAACCAGGTCTCCACTAGGGTGTTCTTTTAGAACCAACTCATGATCTTCACTGACaaagtttctttcttttgttaatATATGCATTGAAGTAGGACTGCCATGATTATCTTCCGTCTCTGACTGAGAGCCTAGTTCCCGAAGAGTGGATAACCTTCTGACTCGTTCAagttttcttgtctttcttttACTGTCTAAAGTTTTGGATTCTTCTTTGTGCTTTTGGAAGAGCTCTTGGAAAGATCCCTCGTAATCAGACAATGAGTCTCCTGACTTGTCCAAAGGAAGTGAATTATATCCGCTATCCTCAGGTGTAGAAAGATCTGGGTAATTTGCTGCCTTAACAGAGGGAGAGTTTATATCACATAGTCCAAAGTTCAAGTTCTCTACAGGACTGGTGATACCAGTCATGAATTTACCCTCACTGGCCTCAGGTAACACATTGTAAGTAGGAGTCCTAAGCACCCCATCATTAACACTCATAAGAACATTTTCATTGAATTTGTTAGCGTTACTAACAGTGACACCCTTACACGGAATTGGAGATAAATTTTCTGATTCTAACAATACGGGGTCCTTACACTGGGACTCATCTAGCGTAGAAGTCCTTTGTTGTGAGAAGGAAAGCCTCCGTTTTGGAGAATCAGGATTAGAGTCCTCAGGTTCTGAAGTGCTAGTTGTCAGAGGTTTGTAACTTTTATCTTTTGGCGAATTTGCAGCAGTTTGTGAAAGCTTTTCTTCAGAGCTCAAAACAcaagagaatatttttttcctgatgcttCCTGAAGAATTAGGTTGTCTTTGACAGGATCCTACAGTTGTGCCAGCTTCAACAGCCTTGGGTAGAAGCAGCCTCCTGCGTAGTGAGGAGCCTTTTCTACTTGATTTAGGAGTTTCAAAGAAATCTGCACTTCTAtttgcttctctttcttctgatAAGGAGATAGAATTCAATTCTTTTTCAATAGATGGTGACCTGGGAAAGAAGGCATTTGGATGAATGTGCTCAGAATGCTCTTGTAGCAATGATACACTTCTTACACTTGGTGCTTCTTCACATTCTGCATCAGGATCTTTTACTGACTCGTTGCTTCTGCTGTCCAGAAATGCTGAAGTGCAacatgtttctttaaaatttgaGTATTTAAAATTGCTGCTGGAAGGTGTTAATCTATTTCTTTTAAGAATATTGAACCTTGCTGGCTTACTGTCTGACATCTTCTGCTTGACACTTTGACTTTGTAAATGAAGATACCACTGTTGTTTCTGaaacaaacaataaaagcaGTCACCAAAAGCCCCTCAGATTAGTGAGAAAGCCTTGTCTAAGTCTATCAAGATAGCAGTCATGACAAAAGTATTTTCATTAGCCTCAGTAGAAACAGTGCTTAtacacaaacacaaaagtaGATAGTTAGAATGAGTGATTAAAATGCCTATTATACTGTGAAGCAAATCAAACATACATCCATTTAGCTAATTGACCTGGCAGTCCTCATCTGTGGAAAAACACCTCAAATAAGCAACACAGCAACTAGAGGCTCATTGGTGCCGAAACTGGCAACAAAACTCCCCATCATTCCAGTAGGGGCAAGATTTTATTAGCACTGTGTAGAAATGCAGAAGCTCTGGTAATAGACGAGTTTagacaaaatgcattttctccTTAAGTAAAATGAGAGGATTAATCATGAAGTCACAAGTCTACAAGTCTCCCTATTATTTAGATCCCTAGAGTCCCCAGAGGGAATGAATTTGACCTCTAGTTACAAAATGAAAAGTGCTCTTTTATCTGCCTTAAcatttaaatgttattttgtaAAGAAGCTCTCTGCTTTTGCTCATCTCTGTGGGTAAACCGAGTGTTCTGAAGGCTTACCTTTCAAAGAAAATGACTGACTATAAACACACTTACCAGGTACATAGCATTTAAGAGCTACTGTGTATTTTCCTAGAAAAGTTAGAAGTGGCTGATGCACACCCTTAAATAAAAGATATGTGGAACCAGGCTTACTTTTGCCATTCATACACTGCAGAGTTACTCCACCCTAACCACAGTGACATTGGGTCACTGCTTTCTATGCACAATAACTGTACAAAAGATGTTACAAGTAATGCAGCAGAGGGCTGTTCTCACAGCCCTCTAGTAGGTAGCCCTCACTACCAAAGTAGTTCacattgatgccatgaagattttttgccttctcttttatacccctgttatacctttttacaacttctgtattcttagtgctttttgcctacattcttggacttgttagtcaagctaagagactaaacattttagaagcttcgtagctagggatcagtgtgccccagaccccaaggtcctctccaatACATGTTCTGtgaaccaagatagaaccatccaggggaaggttccttggggaggggggctcacttgagcctctcattggggaatctttgataggtatgctaattagtaaaacctataatgttatacctgatcTTTGGGGGTAGACttggcggggtgcatctcgatgcatatgacctggatgtgtgcacctaaggatccttaaaataaataccaaggtaaaatcccttttccccttctaatcatgtatgactcttgattttaagaccaagaaaaggcatcaacaT
This genomic interval from Aphelocoma coerulescens isolate FSJ_1873_10779 chromosome 2, UR_Acoe_1.0, whole genome shotgun sequence contains the following:
- the FBXO43 gene encoding F-box only protein 43, which produces MSDSKPARFNILKRNRLTPSSSNFKYSNFKETCCTSAFLDSRSNESVKDPDAECEEAPSVRSVSLLQEHSEHIHPNAFFPRSPSIEKELNSISLSEEREANRSADFFETPKSSRKGSSLRRRLLLPKAVEAGTTVGSCQRQPNSSGSIRKKIFSCVLSSEEKLSQTAANSPKDKSYKPLTTSTSEPEDSNPDSPKRRLSFSQQRTSTLDESQCKDPVLLESENLSPIPCKGVTVSNANKFNENVLMSVNDGVLRTPTYNVLPEASEGKFMTGITSPVENLNFGLCDINSPSVKAANYPDLSTPEDSGYNSLPLDKSGDSLSDYEGSFQELFQKHKEESKTLDSKRKTRKLERVRRLSTLRELGSQSETEDNHGSPTSMHILTKERNFVSEDHELVLKEHPSGDLVVSHGDLSRTPALKIVHEICLQRQRLYQKQISENTDGTEIFTLDHVLPGLIGKKMGLEKLDILTELKDRNLKHVLAIVLDALTVESLCSIWKVSKSWREIIVQDRSADKRRKLYTKQLKEAAREYLLKAEDAATRLNILNRSALRPVQAQARTPILQTPPSYTALTPRRCSSVPHSASRQEEYMKVAKTLFTDEALKPCPRCQYPAKYQLVKKRGLCSREACAFEFCILCLHAFHGSKECNSLSAKRKNKKDAPPGSAQSKRNLKRL